A genomic window from Arvicola amphibius chromosome 5, mArvAmp1.2, whole genome shotgun sequence includes:
- the LOC119815651 gene encoding 60S ribosomal protein L21-like, whose protein sequence is MTNTKGKRKGTHYMFSRPFRKHGVVPLAMYTRIYKKGNIVDIKGTSTVQKGMPHKCYHSKTGRVYNVTQHAVGIIVNKQVKGKILAKRINVRIEHIKHSKSRDSFLKRVKENDQKKKEAKGKGTWVQLKRQPAPPREAHFVRTNGKEPELLEPIPYKFMA, encoded by the coding sequence ATGacaaacacaaagggaaagaggaagggcacTCACTATATGTTCTCTAGGCCCTTTAGGAAACATGGAGTTGTTCCTTTGGCCATGTACACGCGAATCTACAAGAAGGGTAATATTGTAGACATCAAGGGAACAAGCACTGTTCAAAAAGGAATGCCCCATAAATGTTACCATAGCAAAACCGGAAGAGTCTACAATGTCACCCAGCATGCTGTGGGCATCATTGTAAACAAGCAAGTTAAGGGCAAGATTCTTGCCAAGAGAATTAATGTGCGGATTGAACACATCAAGCACTCGAAGagcagagacagcttcctgaagcGGGTGAAGGAGAATgaccagaagaaaaaggaagccaaaggGAAGGGCACCTGGGTTCAGCTGAAGCGCCAGCCTGCTCCACCCAGAGAAGCACACTTTGTGAGAACTAATGGGAAGGAGCCTGAGCTGCTGGAGCCCATTCCATACAAATTCATGGCCTga